A stretch of Ignavibacteria bacterium DNA encodes these proteins:
- a CDS encoding long-chain fatty acid--CoA ligase, producing the protein MTATTIPEMFLSVCARYEGNPNKIAYTHRSEGAWHPLTHEEVRQQVELFADGLLRYGLAPGERVGVVSENRTEWVVVDFAMAGIGIVDVPIFPTLTAHQEQFIFNNCEATAIIVSNAAQLRKVLEVWDEMPTVRLIITMNEHLSDNPRIVSMQSVMERSRAESTPQERRTKFTTLASRVRSEDLLTLIYTSGTTGNPKGVMLTHRNLTANVDSALHTIDVTETDSFLSYLPMCHSYERMTGHYLAFAAGASVYIAESIESVAELMKEVKPTIMTSVPRLFERIRARVLGAVERDSPIKQKIFRWAMKVGERYDEGDRGVFTVLQRAIADKLVFSKIRERTGGRLRFFVSGGAALNHEVGRFFRIIGLTIVEGYGLTETSPVISAHRLGDVVLGTVGPPLPGVEVRIAEDGEILARGPSIMKGYWNDDAATRECIDADGWLHTGDIGEFTEKGHLRITDRKKHLLVSSGGKNIAPGPIEALIMQSPLIDQMMLVGDAREFCTALIVPDAEAVRTWAEKNTVKYESQETLWTSPELHRAMEADINKLQRELPKYERVRRFAVITKPFTVENGLLTPTLKVKRKAVLAAHAETIDHLYERPE; encoded by the coding sequence ATGACTGCAACAACGATCCCGGAGATGTTCCTCAGCGTCTGTGCACGCTATGAAGGAAACCCCAACAAGATCGCCTACACCCATCGCAGTGAAGGGGCTTGGCACCCACTGACACATGAAGAGGTGCGCCAGCAAGTGGAACTCTTTGCTGACGGACTCCTCAGGTATGGCCTGGCTCCGGGAGAACGCGTAGGAGTTGTAAGTGAGAACCGCACGGAATGGGTAGTGGTGGATTTTGCGATGGCAGGCATTGGCATCGTAGACGTACCGATCTTTCCCACACTCACAGCACACCAAGAGCAGTTCATCTTCAACAACTGCGAAGCAACGGCCATCATCGTCTCCAATGCCGCCCAGCTACGCAAGGTTCTAGAGGTCTGGGATGAAATGCCAACGGTTCGACTCATCATTACGATGAACGAACATCTATCGGACAATCCTCGCATTGTGAGTATGCAGTCGGTGATGGAACGCAGCAGGGCAGAGAGCACCCCACAGGAGCGGAGAACGAAATTCACAACCCTTGCATCTCGAGTACGATCAGAAGATCTCCTCACGCTTATCTACACAAGCGGTACCACGGGAAATCCAAAGGGTGTGATGCTTACACATCGAAACCTTACAGCCAATGTTGACAGCGCACTTCACACGATCGATGTTACGGAGACGGATTCGTTTCTGTCGTACCTACCGATGTGTCATAGCTATGAACGCATGACCGGACATTACCTAGCCTTTGCCGCCGGCGCATCGGTCTACATAGCCGAATCGATCGAGTCCGTAGCAGAGTTGATGAAGGAAGTGAAGCCCACGATCATGACGTCGGTCCCTCGACTCTTCGAACGTATTCGTGCGCGTGTCCTCGGTGCCGTTGAGCGCGATTCACCTATCAAACAGAAGATCTTCCGCTGGGCAATGAAGGTAGGCGAACGTTATGACGAAGGGGATCGTGGAGTGTTCACCGTTCTTCAGCGGGCGATTGCCGACAAACTGGTATTCTCCAAGATCCGGGAACGAACCGGTGGTCGATTGCGGTTCTTTGTGTCAGGGGGCGCAGCACTCAACCACGAGGTTGGACGGTTCTTCCGCATCATCGGTCTCACCATCGTAGAAGGATATGGTCTTACGGAAACTTCTCCCGTGATATCGGCTCACCGACTCGGTGATGTGGTACTCGGCACCGTGGGTCCTCCATTGCCGGGCGTGGAGGTGCGTATTGCCGAAGACGGAGAGATCCTTGCGCGCGGACCAAGCATCATGAAGGGATATTGGAACGATGACGCGGCAACACGAGAGTGTATCGACGCGGATGGCTGGCTGCATACCGGCGACATCGGAGAGTTCACCGAAAAGGGTCACCTCCGCATCACAGACCGCAAGAAACACCTCCTTGTCTCAAGCGGTGGTAAGAACATCGCTCCAGGTCCGATCGAAGCATTGATCATGCAAAGCCCCTTGATCGATCAAATGATGCTTGTTGGTGATGCCAGAGAATTCTGCACGGCACTGATCGTGCCGGACGCAGAGGCCGTAAGGACCTGGGCTGAGAAAAACACCGTGAAGTATGAGTCACAGGAAACATTGTGGACTTCTCCGGAGTTGCATCGAGCCATGGAGGCCGACATCAATAAACTACAGCGAGAGCTCCCCAAATACGAACGTGTACGTCGCTTTGCGGTGATCACCAAACCCTTCACTGTTGAGAACGGCCTCCTCACACCAACGCTGAAGGTCAAACGCAAGGCGGTGCTCGCCGCACATGCCGAGACAATCGATCATCTGTATGAAAGACCTGAATGA
- a CDS encoding nitroreductase family protein has product MTLREAIRSRKTSNGHFDPRPVSIEHQRMLVEAAERAPSHFNSQPWRFILIDDPQVRSQIATIGGRTMTQLIEGGSFFTRYRKYFRFSQEEMDERRDGIFIDQMPMALRPFIKQVFSDNVMNVLSKLGVAKLLGEDNRKLIEGSPLLLAALLTKEEYKPGELSGYYCTLSLGMAIEHVWLMTGELGMGIQFVSTPMEIPEAWDELKSILNVPDDLELMAVYRLGYLPPEKQRPRIDWRSDHRKRLSQIAFRNTCATPEPDAPSTL; this is encoded by the coding sequence ATGACCCTTCGTGAAGCGATACGATCGCGGAAGACATCAAACGGACACTTCGATCCGCGTCCGGTGTCGATCGAACATCAACGTATGCTCGTAGAAGCAGCAGAGCGCGCACCGAGTCATTTCAACTCACAACCGTGGCGGTTCATCCTCATCGACGATCCGCAGGTACGCTCTCAGATCGCTACTATCGGCGGACGAACCATGACGCAGCTCATCGAAGGGGGCTCCTTCTTCACCCGCTACAGAAAATATTTCCGCTTCTCACAAGAGGAGATGGATGAGCGTAGAGATGGCATCTTCATCGATCAAATGCCGATGGCGCTTCGCCCCTTCATCAAGCAGGTGTTCTCAGATAACGTGATGAATGTTCTGTCGAAGCTTGGTGTTGCAAAACTCCTGGGCGAAGACAACCGCAAGTTGATCGAGGGGAGCCCCTTACTCCTTGCTGCACTACTCACGAAGGAAGAATACAAACCGGGTGAGCTCTCCGGATACTATTGCACACTATCGCTGGGCATGGCCATTGAACACGTGTGGCTGATGACGGGGGAGTTGGGTATGGGTATACAGTTCGTTTCAACGCCCATGGAGATCCCTGAGGCATGGGATGAGTTGAAGTCGATCCTGAACGTCCCCGATGACCTTGAGCTCATGGCTGTGTACCGTCTCGGATACCTTCCACCCGAGAAGCAACGTCCGCGTATCGATTGGCGAAGCGACCATCGCAAGAGACTTTCACAGATCGCGTTTCGCAATACCTGTGCTACACCAGAGCCGGATGCTCCGTCAACCTTATGA
- a CDS encoding stilbene synthase gives MINVRIDGIGTASPEYIVDQEIVRATVERVFGESVQDLSRLLHVFEHGHIQTRRFVRPPEWYATEHGFAESNAVYAESAVRLATEAARVALAGREKEVVGIVVASTTGIMTPSLDAALIQTLGLSLHTKRLPIFGLGCAAGVAGLARAAEMSRALGGGLVLFVAVEICSVTFQQSDTSKSNIVGSSIFGDGAAAVCVSSNGTGPTILGGYSTLFPDTEDIMGWDVADTGLRVRFSRDIPSFVRQHLPTVLDDACASWSIARNEITSIIAHPGGAKVLDAYAEATGMPPSTFTIARNILRDYGNMSSVSVLFVLNEFLNTTNTPGYAIMSALGPGFSAEQLLVTSY, from the coding sequence ATGATCAACGTTCGAATCGATGGTATAGGTACGGCCTCACCGGAATACATTGTTGATCAAGAGATCGTGCGTGCAACGGTAGAGCGAGTGTTCGGCGAGTCCGTGCAGGATCTGTCGAGATTACTCCACGTTTTTGAGCACGGTCACATTCAAACCCGACGCTTCGTACGTCCACCCGAGTGGTATGCCACGGAGCATGGATTCGCTGAATCAAATGCCGTCTATGCCGAGAGCGCCGTACGTCTTGCCACCGAAGCAGCACGCGTGGCACTTGCCGGACGTGAGAAGGAAGTTGTTGGGATCGTTGTTGCAAGCACAACGGGGATCATGACGCCGTCGCTCGATGCAGCCCTGATCCAAACGCTCGGACTTTCACTCCACACCAAACGTCTACCGATCTTCGGACTCGGTTGCGCTGCGGGTGTTGCCGGACTTGCTCGGGCCGCCGAGATGTCGCGCGCACTTGGTGGCGGACTCGTCCTCTTCGTCGCCGTAGAGATCTGCAGCGTCACTTTCCAACAGTCGGACACATCGAAGTCCAACATCGTTGGCAGTTCCATCTTCGGTGATGGCGCCGCCGCTGTCTGCGTCAGCTCCAACGGCACCGGCCCAACGATCCTTGGCGGCTACAGCACCTTGTTCCCGGACACCGAAGACATCATGGGCTGGGACGTTGCAGACACAGGACTTCGCGTTCGTTTCTCCCGAGACATCCCGAGCTTTGTTCGACAACACCTCCCAACAGTGCTTGATGACGCCTGTGCCTCATGGTCAATCGCACGAAACGAGATCACGTCGATCATCGCCCATCCAGGCGGTGCAAAGGTCCTCGATGCCTATGCAGAGGCAACCGGAATGCCCCCTTCAACCTTCACCATCGCCCGCAACATCCTGCGCGATTACGGCAACATGTCAAGCGTCAGTGTCCTCTTCGTCCTCAATGAATTCCTCAACACAACCAATACACCAGGATACGCCATCATGAGCGCCCTTGGACCAGGGTTTAGTGCGGAGCAATTACTAGTTACTAGTTACTAG
- a CDS encoding bifunctional nuclease family protein, with product MNKIQVDILGLSINPNSQRAYALLLKEVDGTRRLPIVIGEPEAQAIANELEGVRPQRPMTHDLLKNIIETLGATIREIVISSIKEGTFYATIVFEFSELEVDARPSDAIALAVRCGAPMYVTDIIMDEIAMQAEDIPEIEEGASDTPEEEEDDNELKRLQQSSVVQEAPSEPLTFRQRLEQELDQAIKVEDYEAAARIRDELQRLTGDA from the coding sequence ATGAACAAGATCCAGGTAGACATCCTCGGGCTCTCCATCAACCCCAATTCACAGCGGGCCTACGCCCTGTTGTTGAAAGAGGTTGACGGAACACGTCGCCTCCCCATCGTGATCGGCGAACCCGAGGCGCAAGCCATCGCCAACGAACTCGAAGGTGTACGTCCGCAGCGCCCCATGACGCATGACCTGCTCAAGAACATCATCGAAACCCTCGGCGCAACCATACGCGAGATCGTCATCAGCTCCATCAAGGAAGGCACGTTCTATGCAACCATCGTCTTTGAGTTCTCCGAACTCGAAGTGGATGCCCGTCCAAGCGATGCCATTGCCTTAGCCGTCCGCTGCGGTGCCCCAATGTATGTGACCGATATCATCATGGACGAGATCGCCATGCAGGCTGAAGACATTCCCGAGATCGAAGAAGGGGCAAGTGACACCCCTGAAGAAGAAGAAGACGACAATGAACTCAAACGTCTGCAACAAAGCAGCGTTGTCCAAGAAGCCCCCTCCGAGCCCCTGACCTTCCGTCAGAGACTCGAACAGGAACTCGATCAAGCGATCAAGGTAGAAGATTACGAAGCGGCCGCACGCATCCGCGATGAACTGCAACGCCTCACCGGCGATGCCTGA
- a CDS encoding electron transfer flavoprotein subunit alpha/FixB family protein encodes MSILIFLEVSGDGLKRSSYEAITAARSISGGAPLVGVTINATDAQIATAGAYGLSQCYNVTGADWTSFKNSAVAAAVAEAATTCGASTVLFSANATGKDIAPRVAVRLQAGLLPDCTELHGTPTSLEATRPVYAGKATIRVKATTPTTVATLRPNVFTAREDGAATVAITAFAPTASAGIRTSTVTGISKNEGMLDVAEADMIVSGGRGLKGPENFHLVESLARSLGAAVGASRAVVDAGWRPHREQVGQTGKTVSPTMYIACGISGAVQHLAGMSTSKIIVAINKDKDAPIFKVADYGIVGDVFEVLPKLTQKISSVTGRS; translated from the coding sequence ATGAGCATACTGATCTTCCTCGAAGTTTCCGGTGACGGACTCAAGCGTTCCTCGTACGAAGCCATCACGGCTGCCCGCAGCATCTCTGGCGGTGCTCCATTGGTTGGAGTAACCATCAATGCAACTGACGCGCAGATCGCAACGGCGGGTGCCTATGGTCTGTCGCAGTGTTACAACGTAACAGGTGCCGACTGGACATCCTTCAAGAACAGCGCCGTTGCTGCTGCAGTGGCAGAGGCAGCCACAACATGTGGTGCAAGCACTGTACTCTTTTCTGCAAATGCCACCGGCAAGGACATCGCACCACGCGTTGCTGTTCGGTTGCAGGCCGGTCTGTTGCCGGATTGCACAGAGCTGCACGGCACACCTACGTCGCTCGAGGCCACACGTCCCGTCTATGCCGGCAAGGCCACCATCCGCGTCAAGGCAACTACACCAACAACCGTAGCAACCCTGCGTCCAAACGTCTTCACGGCTCGCGAAGATGGTGCTGCTACAGTTGCCATCACTGCGTTTGCACCTACTGCCAGCGCCGGGATCCGCACGTCGACCGTAACAGGCATTTCGAAGAACGAAGGCATGCTTGACGTAGCAGAGGCCGACATGATCGTATCGGGAGGTCGCGGACTCAAGGGTCCGGAGAACTTCCATCTTGTTGAATCCCTCGCACGCAGTCTCGGCGCAGCCGTTGGCGCATCTCGTGCCGTGGTTGATGCCGGATGGCGTCCACACCGTGAGCAGGTTGGTCAAACAGGCAAAACTGTAAGCCCAACCATGTATATCGCCTGTGGTATCAGCGGCGCTGTGCAGCACTTGGCCGGAATGTCAACAAGTAAGATCATCGTTGCCATCAACAAGGACAAGGACGCACCGATCTTCAAGGTTGCCGACTATGGCATCGTTGGAGATGTCTTTGAAGTGCTTCCGAAGCTCACACAAAAGATCTCTTCTGTCACAGGTCGCAGCTGA
- a CDS encoding electron transfer flavoprotein subunit beta/FixA family protein, producing MNILVCISQVPDTTTRVTVGADGSSINPAGVKFILNPYDEFAIEEGLRLKEKNGGTVTTVTVGPDTAKEVLRTALAMGSDTAILVKDDARSDSFVISSAIAELATETSPDVIIFGRQSIDFDSFVVPSMVAEILGWPNVSMASTLTIDGTNVSAERDIEGGKEIVSSSLPCVISAQKGLNDPRYPKLPDIMKAKSKPITERAASSASARVATVGMTLPETKRLNKMMSDSEADIEQLVRLLHEEAKVI from the coding sequence ATGAACATCCTTGTCTGCATCAGTCAGGTGCCGGACACTACCACGCGTGTTACCGTGGGTGCCGATGGGAGCAGTATCAACCCAGCCGGCGTGAAGTTCATTCTTAACCCTTACGACGAGTTTGCCATCGAAGAAGGCCTGCGTCTGAAGGAAAAGAATGGCGGAACCGTTACAACCGTCACCGTTGGCCCGGATACGGCAAAGGAAGTGCTCCGCACTGCCCTAGCGATGGGTTCTGATACGGCGATCTTGGTGAAGGATGACGCACGCTCGGACTCCTTTGTGATCTCTTCAGCCATCGCCGAGCTTGCTACGGAGACCTCACCTGATGTGATCATCTTTGGTCGCCAATCCATCGATTTCGATTCGTTTGTTGTGCCGTCCATGGTTGCCGAGATCCTCGGTTGGCCGAACGTTTCCATGGCCTCAACACTCACGATCGATGGTACGAACGTATCAGCAGAGCGTGATATTGAAGGTGGTAAGGAGATCGTTTCGTCCTCGCTTCCGTGTGTGATCAGTGCTCAGAAGGGGCTCAATGATCCTCGTTATCCAAAGCTCCCGGATATCATGAAGGCAAAGTCGAAGCCGATCACTGAGCGTGCCGCTTCGTCGGCAAGTGCTCGAGTTGCCACCGTTGGCATGACCCTGCCGGAAACAAAACGTCTGAACAAGATGATGAGTGACAGCGAAGCCGACATCGAACAATTGGTACGTCTCCTCCACGAAGAAGCGAAGGTGATCTAA
- a CDS encoding TolC family protein, translated as MKVYAVLIIAVMMMVGTTSSFAQSTLRLDDFLRQVELNNPALRSADFEPELAEAEVRSALGRFDPVLNMSYEYKDKDGKDKLNLFDGSLELPLDMLFGPKLKASYSRGIGSSINPESGTTTPGEGALGISMPILQGIFTDSRRNQLRKAMLRPDLAQAQYRLERNNLLRTAGMRYWDWSEALAAVEVADTMLALAVRRLNFVARRAQAGESAVIDSVEIAQEVERRKGERFRALRIEEQLRVDVAVFLWNGNGTPQQTIGTRPLDLPPIADTTVQAIDAANLARATRPELRRAEVFQQTSRLDSSLAQEFMRPYIEVEAALLAYDVTSLSNTDYKLGFRINQPLLFRQASAQQQTAGITVQRADLTRSLIERMVDADAVNAVIAIDRSRERLEASNEEVRLARFMVDAEQRKFVAGESTLLQLNLRERFLAEALLRQVSARADWARARLMLRWATGTI; from the coding sequence ATGAAGGTCTACGCCGTTCTGATCATCGCAGTGATGATGATGGTGGGAACTACCAGTTCCTTCGCGCAATCAACGTTGCGGCTCGACGACTTTCTCCGTCAGGTAGAGTTGAACAACCCTGCACTGCGTTCGGCTGACTTTGAACCGGAGCTCGCAGAGGCCGAAGTCCGTTCGGCACTTGGCAGATTCGATCCGGTCCTCAACATGTCCTACGAATACAAGGACAAGGACGGCAAGGACAAGCTCAACCTCTTTGACGGATCGTTGGAGCTTCCTCTTGACATGCTCTTCGGCCCAAAACTCAAGGCATCGTACTCCCGTGGTATCGGCAGCAGTATCAATCCGGAGTCGGGCACAACAACTCCCGGAGAAGGGGCGTTGGGGATCTCCATGCCCATTCTTCAGGGGATCTTTACGGACAGCCGACGCAACCAACTGCGCAAGGCGATGCTCCGTCCGGATCTCGCCCAAGCGCAGTACCGTCTCGAGCGGAACAACCTCCTGCGTACGGCCGGCATGCGCTACTGGGACTGGAGCGAGGCACTCGCAGCTGTTGAGGTGGCAGACACCATGCTGGCCTTGGCCGTACGACGTTTGAACTTTGTTGCGCGCAGGGCGCAGGCCGGCGAGAGCGCCGTGATCGACAGCGTCGAGATCGCTCAAGAAGTAGAGCGTCGCAAGGGCGAACGCTTCCGTGCGCTGCGCATCGAGGAGCAACTCAGAGTGGATGTAGCTGTCTTCCTGTGGAATGGGAACGGTACGCCGCAACAGACCATTGGGACGCGGCCGTTGGATCTGCCCCCTATCGCCGATACTACCGTGCAGGCGATCGATGCGGCAAATCTTGCCCGTGCCACACGTCCGGAACTTCGCAGAGCCGAAGTGTTTCAACAGACCTCGCGTCTGGATTCGTCCTTGGCGCAGGAGTTCATGAGACCCTACATCGAGGTGGAAGCGGCCTTGCTTGCCTACGACGTAACGTCATTGAGCAACACCGATTACAAGCTCGGTTTCCGGATCAATCAGCCCCTTCTCTTCAGACAGGCATCGGCCCAACAGCAAACCGCCGGGATCACCGTACAACGGGCAGATCTTACGCGGTCGCTCATCGAGCGGATGGTGGATGCCGACGCTGTGAATGCCGTGATCGCCATTGACCGATCCAGGGAGCGTCTCGAGGCATCGAATGAAGAGGTTCGGCTTGCACGGTTCATGGTTGACGCGGAACAACGCAAGTTCGTGGCGGGTGAATCCACACTTCTCCAGCTCAATCTGCGGGAACGGTTCCTGGCTGAGGCACTTCTACGTCAGGTCTCGGCCCGTGCTGATTGGGCCCGTGCAAGATTGATGCTGCGTTGGGCCACAGGAACCATTTGA
- a CDS encoding HlyD family efflux transporter periplasmic adaptor subunit — protein MVDLRNRHVHTLLSTSTIHRKLVVFIGVLLAFTLAFLILVPWQQTVVGSGKVTSFAPEARPQTVESRISGRIVRWYVREGAHVNKGDTIAILADINVNFLDTNLLNRLQVLRERTFDAQEKAINVAIQRRKQAEQRYNASLARLENVMVEISTARIRYLRADTLFKQDLVSRREVETAQLNLQKAMADSATAFAGMTSAQQDINAFVAEEERVINQAYVTMQEVDVRLGNAEGRVGSGVILAPLTGTVVRIAKAGSGQTVKEGEELALIVPTSNDQAVEIYVSGMDAALIQPGRYVSLQFSGFPAFQFSGWRHVNVGVFHGRVKVVDAVDDGTGRFRVLIIPTDDPQYSTWPDGRYLRQGTDATGWVLLDEVPIGYELWRQLMGFPPQFPVPIKDTKVSSKSSAKDEAT, from the coding sequence CTTGCTTGCCTTTACCCTCGCCTTTCTCATCCTTGTGCCGTGGCAGCAAACCGTTGTTGGGAGCGGCAAAGTAACGTCCTTTGCTCCCGAGGCCAGACCTCAGACCGTAGAGAGCAGGATCAGTGGTCGGATCGTTCGCTGGTATGTTCGAGAAGGGGCTCATGTGAACAAGGGAGATACTATTGCGATCCTTGCGGATATCAATGTGAACTTCCTTGATACGAACCTTCTCAACCGACTTCAGGTTTTGCGTGAGCGCACGTTTGATGCGCAGGAAAAGGCCATCAATGTTGCGATCCAACGTCGCAAGCAGGCCGAGCAACGCTATAACGCATCACTTGCCCGACTCGAAAACGTGATGGTTGAGATCAGCACGGCCCGTATTCGGTACCTACGTGCAGACACTCTCTTCAAACAAGATCTCGTCTCGCGAAGAGAAGTGGAAACTGCCCAACTGAATCTCCAAAAAGCCATGGCAGATTCTGCAACGGCTTTTGCTGGCATGACGTCGGCTCAACAAGACATCAACGCCTTTGTTGCCGAAGAAGAGCGAGTGATCAATCAGGCCTACGTTACCATGCAGGAAGTGGATGTACGGCTCGGTAATGCTGAAGGCCGCGTTGGATCGGGTGTTATCCTGGCGCCCCTTACCGGAACAGTGGTACGTATCGCTAAGGCCGGCTCCGGACAGACCGTGAAAGAAGGCGAAGAGCTTGCCTTGATCGTACCAACATCGAATGACCAAGCCGTGGAGATCTATGTGAGTGGAATGGATGCTGCTCTGATACAACCCGGCAGATACGTGTCATTACAGTTCAGTGGATTCCCCGCCTTCCAATTCAGCGGATGGCGCCACGTGAACGTTGGTGTATTCCATGGGCGCGTGAAGGTTGTTGATGCCGTTGATGATGGCACAGGTCGTTTCCGCGTGCTTATCATCCCGACAGATGATCCGCAATATTCAACATGGCCCGACGGACGATACCTGCGCCAAGGCACTGATGCAACGGGCTGGGTACTGCTCGACGAAGTCCCGATCGGATACGAACTCTGGCGTCAGCTCATGGGCTTCCCGCCGCAGTTCCCCGTCCCGATCAAGGACACCAAGGTCTCATCCAAGAGTTCGGCAAAGGACGAAGCAACATGA